One window of Biomphalaria glabrata chromosome 6, xgBioGlab47.1, whole genome shotgun sequence genomic DNA carries:
- the LOC106056582 gene encoding uncharacterized protein LOC106056582 — protein MVGLMRSPSLQHRECHQVLDTDDCFLPNDNAERDFTAKDGNFSRLARCVVFRHGFLAMEDNSESEIAVSNEVTKRQESKQRHKFGRLNSRGWFNKSFDQAAMPGSSGQTTSKSIKRQNSVSDFFQHVLNKSRSHIQDLFSARLKEKPKRRSTASGSEEITDKSDIVGAEGGVQSSSPTEVSSDQPPTLHSSCPSFKYDSSESQWANPVISFDPDPSFESRERRLSSISNRCYDISNFHCDGEYRPIVKNPGSAFTSESDLLSSKRHPSSCSPIHLRTQNSPSISPIRNRAPKIAMLPSFDFAGTERFSSKCDSSLAAGGSKPNTRSLSSALLSAEDEGVCRSKRALVKSNSDTFARLAAAPQSLAKASSDGDCFKKSPSASLASSMTSLGSIMCGVTDYLFLGSVDAAYNDPLLCKYNISSLVDMSNISPSAIPALKKSDCPCACVNKTHFRSKLNIGINDIEWENIEQYFDDINAFINGARRNNRRVLVFSYLGQSRAPAAVIQHLMQHFRMSYDDALNIVRAKRAQVKLNSGFVKALCRLEQRLNLQNVAPENDAVPSCPPETQRSSLNSLVDIDSLSVPPVVKGAWLEC, from the coding sequence ATGGTTGGTCTTATGAGGTCTCCCAGTCTTCAACATCGCGAATGCCACCAGGTTCTTGACACGGATGATTGCTTCTTGCCAAACGATAACGCCGAAAGGGATTTTACAGCCAAAGACGGGAACTTTAGCAGACTAGCCCGGTGCGTGGTTTTCAGACACGGGTTTCTAGCCATGGAGGACAACTCAGAGAGCGAAATCGCCGTCTCGAATGAAGTTACCAAACGACAAGAGTCAAAACAGAGACATAAGTTTGGCAGGCTGAATTCCAGAGGATGGTTCAACAAGTCTTTTGACCAGGCTGCGATGCCTGGAAGTTCCGGACAAACTACCAGCAAGAGTATAAAACGACAAAACTCTGTTTCCGATTTTTTTCAGCATGTACTGAACAAAAGTAGGTCACACATTCAAGATCTGTTTTCGGCGCgtttaaaagaaaaaccaaAGCGAAGGTCTACAGCTTCAGGTAGTGAGGAAATAACGGATAAATCTGACATTGTCGGTGCGGAAGGCGGCGTGCAAAGCTCCTCTCCAACAGAAGTTTCTAGTGACCAGCCGCCCACTCTTCACAGTTCATGCCCGAGCTTTAAGTACGACTCGTCAGAGTCACAGTGGGCCAATCCAGTGATAAGCTTTGATCCAGATCCAAGCTTTGAAAGCAGGGAACGGCGCTTGTCTTCCATATCGAATCGCTGTTACGACATCTCTAACTTCCATTGCGATGGCGAATACAGGCCAATTGTAAAAAATCCGGGCTCTGCATTCACAAGTGAAAGTGACCTTTTATCTTCCAAGCGCCATCCGAGCTCGTGCTCGCCGATACATCTACGGACTCAAAATTCCCCTTCGATCAGCCCGATCCGAAACCGCGCTCCCAAAATCGCCATGTTACCATCTTTCGATTTCGCTGGAACAGAACGCTTCTCTTCCAAATGTGATTCATCTTTAGCAGCAGGAGGAAGTAAACCCAACACACGCAGTCTGTCGTCTGCTTTGCTGTCTGCTGAAGACGAAGGAGTGTGCAGAAGCAAAAGAGCTCTCGTGAAAAGCAACTCAGACACGTTTGCTAGGCTGGCGGCTGCTCCACAGTCTCTGGCTAAAGCTTCTTCAGATGGAGACTGCTTTAAGAAAAGCCCATCAGCGTCATTGGCGTCCAGCATGACGTCTTTGGGAAGTATCATGTGCGGCGTGACGGATTATCTTTTCCTGGGCAGCGTCGATGCGGCGTACAATGACCCGCTTCTTTGCAAGTACAACATTTCGTCACTGGTGGACATGTCTAACATTAGCCCTTCCGCTATCCCGGCGTTGAAGAAATCAGACTGCCCGTGCGCATGCGTCAATAAAACTCACTTCCGCTCTAAGCTGAACATTGGTATCAATGATATAGAGTGGGAGAACATAGAACAGTACTTTGACGACATCAACGCCTTCATCAACGGAGCCAGGAGGAACAATCGCCGCGTCCTAGTTTTCAGCTACCTTGGCCAGTCGAGGGCGCCCGCCGCAGTCATTCAGCATCTTATGCAGCATTTTAGAATGTCGTACGACGACGCTCTCAACATCGTCCGCGCCAAGAGAGCACAAGTCAAGCTGAATTCAGGTTTTGTCAAAGCTCTCTGTCGCTTAGAGCAGCGCCTGAATTTACAGAATGTGGCGCCAGAGAATGACGCAGTCCCATCTTGCCCGCCAGAGACTCAGAGATCGTCTTTAAACTCTTTAGTTGATATTGACTCGCTATCGGTGCCTCCTGTAGTTAAAGGGGCCTGGCTTGAATGTTga